A stretch of Prosthecobacter debontii DNA encodes these proteins:
- a CDS encoding DUF1553 domain-containing protein: protein MTRALPFFLLPGLLLAVDPADDAKNAAQNDSTPIPKVTPLVKWTFEKQEAGTLQGKAVIEPVGPQKPVYPGFEKGNKAAVFTGKESYIQVRESDLPEVNLRFVQGDTLSIECWVNAEDLANGKYVYLIGKGRNKAKGFTAENQNWALRLKGEDGEARPCFLFRSRSKDGKENYHRWVSKEGFNPGSGWHHVAVTYTFGKPESMKAYVDGKKTAGGVWDIAGKSAEPPVTDADDVMIGTGYGGGPSNTLTGALDEIAIYREVLPEALLAQRYQFQPPPPPVDVKKLPKGKVLVQICEEGVPPKNSWPAMPPQATESYTLDAFGLSEVPQKYVETGVRGDRPIPYLLRAASVVKLPAGKHRLLLRGRSATRLVIDGKPFLDMPFAKSDTGGHGRVSEQDVYLNLGPDFRFAPPGTQETWAEFETQGGDHLFVVESMIGGVVGSSKKRPETGETVVAISYEGTENWELVGPGKTKVAYNDAGWTDYEKKQNAWLVSYNAERRAKVRAQHDGYWSKRREAAQKWLASAPAVKVPAPVKGYPTNNEIDRFLNTKIAAVSAQYSSAKKDGVNFYKEVMPILEANCFSCHQGSKTKGDLKLDSLADVLKGGESDGPAVVPGQPEKSSLVSRVSTDDEDYIMPPKGHPLTAEQIDVIKRWISEGATWPEMNVDRIEITNLSDDLAFLRRVTLDTVGVTPTVAEIEAFTADKSPNKRAKVIDRLLADSRWADKWMGYWQDVLAENPNILNPTLNNTGPFRWYLHEALEDDRPMDLMVTELLRMQGSERFGGPAGFGTASGNDVPMAAKGTIVSTAFLGVEMKCARCHDAPAHKSLQQDLFELAAMLGQKAMDVPKTSSVPMDKLHEGGRKPLIQVTLQPGSKVEPAWPFKEFVAESVADTLAEDPKDPRDRLAALVTAPQNERFAQVIANRMWQQYMGRGIVEPVEDWEKGKPSHPELLQWLGREFVRGGYSLKNLSRLILNSHAYQRATDTALTATSPLFTSPAPRRLSAEQIVDSLFFATGKPFKTEEVSLDVDGRRDMKNSITLGNPTRAWMLASTSNERDRPSLSLPRIQAVCDVLEAFGWRGARQDPVSNREKDPNALQPAILGNGTVGVWLTRLSDDHGITELAQQDMTLDQFVDTLYLRLLTRHPSAEERAQYTAYLKEGFETRRQQPEARKTVPRYPVKYVSWTNHLDAEANALRIEEEAAARRGDPPTDRLTQEWRNRLEDVLWAMMNAPEWVFAP, encoded by the coding sequence ATGACCCGCGCCCTTCCCTTTTTTCTACTGCCTGGCTTGCTGCTGGCGGTTGATCCCGCTGACGATGCCAAAAACGCGGCGCAGAATGATTCTACGCCGATTCCGAAGGTTACCCCCCTGGTGAAGTGGACCTTTGAGAAACAGGAAGCAGGCACCCTTCAAGGCAAGGCTGTGATCGAGCCTGTAGGGCCGCAGAAACCGGTGTATCCGGGTTTTGAAAAAGGCAACAAGGCCGCGGTCTTCACGGGCAAGGAAAGCTACATCCAGGTGCGTGAATCGGATCTGCCGGAGGTGAACCTGCGTTTCGTCCAGGGGGATACCCTGAGCATCGAGTGCTGGGTGAATGCGGAAGATCTCGCTAACGGCAAGTATGTTTATCTGATTGGCAAAGGCCGCAATAAGGCCAAGGGCTTTACCGCCGAGAATCAGAACTGGGCGCTGCGCTTGAAGGGTGAGGATGGTGAGGCACGTCCTTGTTTCTTGTTCCGCAGCCGGAGCAAAGATGGGAAGGAAAACTACCATCGCTGGGTTTCCAAAGAAGGCTTCAATCCAGGCTCGGGTTGGCATCACGTGGCGGTGACTTACACCTTCGGCAAGCCGGAGAGCATGAAGGCCTATGTGGATGGCAAAAAGACGGCGGGTGGTGTCTGGGACATCGCAGGCAAGTCCGCCGAGCCACCGGTGACAGATGCGGATGATGTCATGATCGGGACCGGCTACGGTGGTGGTCCGAGCAACACGCTGACCGGTGCTCTGGATGAGATCGCCATTTACCGTGAGGTGTTGCCTGAGGCCTTGCTGGCGCAGCGGTATCAGTTCCAGCCACCGCCTCCACCGGTGGATGTCAAAAAGCTGCCGAAGGGGAAAGTCCTGGTGCAGATCTGCGAGGAGGGCGTGCCGCCGAAGAACTCCTGGCCGGCCATGCCACCGCAGGCCACTGAGAGTTATACCTTGGATGCTTTTGGCCTCTCGGAAGTTCCCCAGAAGTATGTGGAAACCGGAGTGCGCGGAGATCGCCCCATCCCTTATCTGCTGCGTGCGGCTTCCGTGGTGAAGTTGCCTGCAGGTAAGCATCGCCTACTGTTGCGGGGTCGCAGCGCTACCCGTTTGGTCATTGATGGCAAACCTTTCCTGGACATGCCGTTTGCGAAGTCGGACACAGGCGGTCACGGTCGTGTTTCCGAACAAGATGTGTATCTGAACCTCGGCCCCGATTTCCGGTTTGCCCCTCCAGGCACCCAAGAAACATGGGCGGAGTTTGAAACTCAGGGTGGTGACCATCTCTTCGTCGTGGAGAGCATGATTGGCGGTGTGGTGGGCAGTTCCAAGAAGCGCCCCGAAACGGGTGAAACCGTGGTGGCCATTTCTTATGAAGGCACGGAGAATTGGGAGTTGGTCGGCCCGGGTAAAACCAAGGTCGCTTACAACGACGCAGGTTGGACGGATTATGAGAAGAAGCAGAATGCCTGGCTTGTGTCTTACAACGCCGAGCGTCGTGCCAAGGTTCGTGCGCAGCATGATGGCTACTGGAGTAAGCGTCGAGAAGCCGCGCAAAAATGGCTGGCGAGTGCTCCTGCAGTGAAAGTGCCTGCGCCGGTGAAAGGGTATCCGACTAACAATGAGATTGATCGTTTCCTGAACACCAAGATTGCAGCGGTTTCTGCCCAGTATTCCTCAGCAAAGAAGGATGGCGTGAACTTCTATAAGGAAGTGATGCCAATCCTAGAAGCCAACTGTTTTTCCTGCCATCAAGGCAGCAAGACGAAAGGCGATTTGAAGCTGGACTCCCTGGCCGATGTGCTGAAAGGCGGTGAATCCGATGGCCCTGCGGTGGTGCCTGGGCAGCCCGAGAAAAGCTCTCTGGTCTCTCGTGTGAGCACGGATGACGAAGACTACATCATGCCGCCGAAAGGCCATCCGCTGACTGCGGAACAGATCGATGTGATCAAGCGCTGGATCAGTGAAGGTGCGACCTGGCCGGAGATGAATGTGGATCGGATCGAGATCACGAATCTGAGTGATGACCTCGCGTTCCTGCGCCGGGTGACTCTAGACACCGTGGGGGTGACACCGACCGTTGCAGAGATCGAAGCTTTCACCGCCGACAAGAGCCCGAATAAGCGTGCCAAGGTGATCGACCGCCTGCTGGCTGATTCGCGCTGGGCCGATAAATGGATGGGTTACTGGCAGGATGTGCTGGCGGAAAATCCGAACATCCTCAACCCGACGCTGAATAACACGGGACCCTTCCGCTGGTATCTGCACGAGGCGCTGGAAGATGATCGCCCGATGGACCTCATGGTGACCGAGCTGCTGCGCATGCAGGGCAGTGAGCGTTTCGGTGGTCCGGCAGGATTTGGCACCGCGTCAGGCAATGATGTGCCGATGGCGGCCAAGGGAACCATCGTCAGCACCGCCTTCCTCGGCGTGGAGATGAAGTGCGCCCGCTGCCACGATGCCCCTGCCCACAAGAGCCTCCAGCAGGATCTCTTTGAGCTCGCGGCGATGCTGGGTCAGAAAGCCATGGACGTGCCGAAGACCAGCAGCGTGCCGATGGACAAGCTGCACGAAGGAGGCCGTAAACCGCTGATCCAGGTGACACTCCAGCCCGGGTCTAAAGTCGAGCCCGCTTGGCCCTTCAAGGAATTCGTGGCGGAGTCGGTGGCCGATACACTGGCGGAAGACCCTAAAGACCCTCGGGATCGTCTGGCGGCACTTGTCACCGCTCCCCAGAATGAGCGCTTTGCCCAGGTCATCGCCAACCGCATGTGGCAGCAATACATGGGCCGTGGCATCGTGGAGCCCGTGGAAGATTGGGAAAAGGGTAAGCCTTCCCACCCAGAACTGCTTCAGTGGTTAGGCCGCGAGTTTGTGCGCGGGGGTTACAGCCTGAAGAACCTCTCCCGCCTCATCTTGAACTCCCATGCTTACCAGCGTGCCACCGATACGGCTCTCACCGCCACCAGCCCGCTGTTTACCTCGCCTGCACCCCGCCGTCTCTCGGCGGAGCAGATCGTGGACTCGCTGTTCTTTGCCACAGGCAAGCCCTTCAAGACGGAAGAGGTGAGCCTGGATGTGGATGGCCGCCGCGATATGAAAAACTCCATCACGCTGGGGAATCCCACCCGTGCCTGGATGCTCGCCAGCACCAGCAATGAACGTGACCGTCCCAGCCTGAGCCTGCCTCGTATCCAGGCGGTTTGCGACGTGTTGGAAGCTTTCGGCTGGCGCGGTGCCCGTCAAGATCCGGTGAGCAATCGTGAAAAAGACCCGAATGCCCTTCAGCCTGCCATCTTGGGCAATGGGACGGTTGGCGTGTGGCTCACTCGTCTGAGCGACGACCACGGCATCACCGAGTTGGCTCAGCAAGACATGACGTTAGACCAGTTCGTGGATACCCTCTACCTGCGTCTTTTGACTCGTCATCCTTCCGCTGAAGAGAGGGCGCAATACACCGCTTATCTGAAGGAAGGTTTCGAGACCCGTCGCCAGCAACCGGAAGCCCGGAAAACGGTCCCGCGTTATCCGGTGAAGTATGTCTCCTGGACCAATCACCTGGACGCCGAAGCTAATGCGCTCCGCATCGAGGAAGAAGCCGCCGCCCGTCGCGGGGATCCACCCACCGATCGTCTGACCCAGGAATGGCGCAACCGCCTGGAAGACGTCCTCTGGGCCATGATGAATGCGCCTGAGTGGGTGTTTGCTCCTTAA
- a CDS encoding DUF4058 family protein, with product MSLENPFPGMNPWLQGHWRDFHAAFLVYARDVLNDALPSGMHARIDERLAISDENLSAATRSYIPDVSITQSWDRPAASVAASGVAVAEPVIVEAPELNVEPETEVEHFIEIVHSRAHVITAIELISPSNKDSRETQAAWQRKRRDYLLGGISVVEIDLIRGGPSLLPSLGQSSSRVSHSACITRAAHSRRHGLYDMPLRQPLPIIRIPLREGDDDTSLNLQAIVNQCYRKGRYHEVLDYTVPPQPPLPDEEMTWATELLKQAALI from the coding sequence ATGAGCCTTGAGAACCCGTTTCCTGGAATGAACCCGTGGCTACAGGGCCATTGGCGGGACTTTCATGCCGCATTCCTCGTCTATGCGCGGGATGTTCTGAATGATGCCTTGCCTTCTGGGATGCATGCTCGCATTGATGAACGGCTGGCGATCTCCGATGAAAACCTGAGTGCGGCCACCCGCAGCTATATCCCCGACGTGTCCATCACTCAGAGCTGGGATCGGCCTGCCGCTTCGGTGGCGGCCAGTGGGGTGGCCGTCGCGGAACCAGTGATCGTGGAGGCTCCCGAGCTGAATGTGGAGCCTGAAACGGAAGTGGAGCATTTCATTGAGATCGTCCACAGCCGGGCTCATGTGATCACGGCCATTGAACTCATTTCCCCCAGCAACAAAGATTCTCGCGAAACCCAGGCCGCCTGGCAGCGTAAGCGTCGTGACTATTTGTTAGGGGGGATCAGTGTGGTTGAAATTGATCTCATTCGCGGCGGACCGTCTCTTCTCCCCAGCCTAGGGCAAAGCAGCAGCCGAGTCAGCCATTCGGCCTGCATCACCCGTGCCGCCCATAGCCGCCGTCATGGGCTCTATGACATGCCGTTACGGCAGCCTTTGCCCATCATCCGTATCCCTTTGCGTGAAGGTGATGACGACACATCTTTGAATCTCCAAGCCATCGTGAACCAGTGCTATCGTAAGGGCCGCTATCATGAAGTGCTGGACTACACGGTGCCGCCCCAGCCTCCTCTGCCCGACGAGGAGATGACCTGGGCCACCGAACTGCTCAAGCAAGCTGCCCTGATCTAA
- a CDS encoding addiction module protein has translation MTATAESILSNLLTLSEEDRLEIADRLQSSVYGPPGESEDVELSDEMKATLDRRWEEIESGKVECIPHEQVMAKLKAKYGF, from the coding sequence ATGACCGCTACTGCTGAATCCATCCTGAGTAACCTGCTGACTCTGTCGGAAGAAGATCGTCTGGAGATCGCTGACCGTCTGCAAAGCAGTGTCTATGGACCTCCCGGTGAATCTGAGGACGTTGAGCTTTCGGATGAAATGAAAGCGACCCTGGATCGCCGCTGGGAGGAAATCGAAAGCGGGAAGGTGGAGTGCATCCCTCATGAGCAAGTGATGGCCAAATTGAAAGCAAAGTATGGCTTTTGA
- a CDS encoding type II toxin-antitoxin system RelE/ParE family toxin, which produces MAFEVITHPEVLEELDEAMTYLQGRSLWSAERLLGEYDSHIAKITASPSGYHFVYREYRRINLKRFSYHVIYRVRDTSIYVIALAHDKRHPDYWKHHIQDEEQG; this is translated from the coding sequence ATGGCTTTTGAGGTCATCACCCATCCAGAGGTTCTGGAGGAGCTCGATGAAGCCATGACTTATCTCCAAGGGCGGAGTCTCTGGTCAGCGGAGCGATTGCTTGGGGAATATGATTCCCACATTGCTAAAATCACGGCATCTCCCTCAGGCTACCATTTTGTTTATCGCGAATATCGGCGCATCAATTTGAAGCGTTTTTCATATCACGTCATTTATCGGGTTCGCGACACCAGCATCTATGTCATTGCCCTTGCTCACGATAAACGTCATCCCGATTATTGGAAGCACCACATTCAGGACGAAGAGCAGGGCTGA
- a CDS encoding DUF1501 domain-containing protein, protein MKRRRFLQSAAMAPLASFGVRAASAATPVSMPKGKAEHCIFIWLGGGMCQADTFDPKALGDPKGSPKKAGSAYPSIETSVPGVRVCEHLPKVARQMEHVTAVRTVFHNVINEHAIATNFVHTGRPVSGNTTYPSIGSIVAHQRGAANPKVPAYMLIGYPSPSRGPGFLGAKHGNIYLSDTKAGPSGFTRPGYVTEQRVIAREQLLKPLQERVAKESVLADYEAAQREALRLAGPEFMRNFNLDEESADLRNAYGSEFGQRCLLARRLIQDGVRFIEVSHNLGFVNGTGWDTHNDGQLKQHLLIQDLDDALATLIADLKTHGLLDKTLIAVGTEFGRPPEFDGGGGRGHQCSTFSMILAGGGLKHCGAYGVTDDLSKTIVENPVSTPDFHATIHAALGIDPSHELMDASRPVPITDGGKPIAALFG, encoded by the coding sequence ATGAAACGCCGTCGCTTCCTTCAATCCGCCGCCATGGCCCCATTGGCCTCTTTCGGAGTCCGTGCCGCCTCTGCTGCCACTCCCGTCTCGATGCCCAAGGGCAAGGCGGAGCATTGCATCTTCATCTGGTTAGGTGGAGGCATGTGCCAAGCAGATACCTTTGACCCGAAAGCCCTGGGTGATCCGAAAGGCAGCCCGAAGAAAGCAGGTTCCGCCTATCCTTCCATCGAAACCTCCGTGCCTGGAGTGCGCGTGTGTGAGCACCTGCCGAAAGTGGCCCGCCAGATGGAGCACGTCACCGCCGTGCGCACAGTGTTTCATAACGTGATCAATGAGCACGCCATCGCCACGAACTTCGTGCATACGGGGCGTCCGGTGAGTGGCAACACGACCTATCCTTCCATCGGGTCCATCGTGGCTCATCAGCGCGGCGCGGCGAATCCCAAGGTGCCGGCCTACATGCTCATCGGATATCCCAGCCCGAGCCGCGGCCCCGGTTTCTTGGGCGCGAAGCATGGGAACATCTACCTCTCGGATACCAAGGCCGGTCCCTCCGGGTTTACCCGCCCAGGCTATGTCACGGAACAGCGCGTGATAGCTCGTGAGCAGCTTTTGAAACCTCTCCAGGAGCGTGTAGCCAAGGAATCGGTCCTGGCGGACTACGAAGCGGCCCAGCGGGAGGCTCTGCGACTGGCAGGTCCAGAGTTCATGCGCAACTTCAACCTGGACGAAGAATCGGCCGACCTGCGCAATGCTTACGGCAGTGAATTCGGTCAGCGCTGCTTGTTGGCACGTCGCTTGATCCAGGATGGCGTGCGTTTCATCGAGGTTTCCCATAACCTGGGATTCGTCAACGGCACCGGCTGGGACACGCATAACGACGGTCAGCTCAAACAGCACCTGCTCATCCAGGATCTGGACGATGCCCTCGCCACCCTGATTGCCGATCTCAAAACCCATGGCTTACTCGACAAGACGCTCATTGCCGTGGGCACCGAGTTTGGTCGGCCCCCTGAGTTCGATGGTGGCGGAGGACGTGGTCACCAGTGCAGCACATTCAGCATGATCCTGGCAGGTGGCGGCCTGAAGCATTGCGGTGCCTATGGTGTCACGGATGATCTTTCGAAGACCATCGTGGAGAATCCTGTGTCGACCCCAGACTTCCATGCCACCATCCATGCGGCTTTGGGCATCGATCCCTCTCACGAGCTGATGGATGCCTCCCGCCCAGTGCCGATCACCGATGGGGGCAAACCGATTGCCGCCTTGTTCGGTTGA